The segment TCCTTAGTTAAAGACGATGGTGACAAAATAAAATGAATCCCTCAGATAAAGCATTAGTTGTATTTCAGAGCAAGAAAATTCGAAGAACTTGGTTTAAAGATGAATGGCAGTATTCTCTAGTTGATATAGTCCAAGCTTTAACAGATAGTGCTAATCCTACCGATTATCTGAAAAAACTGCGTAAAAGAGATGAAGAGCTTGGAAGCTACCTAGGGACAAATTGTCCCCATGTAGAAATGCTGACTGAAAC is part of the Candidatus Woesearchaeota archaeon genome and harbors:
- a CDS encoding phage antirepressor protein; the protein is MNPSDKALVVFQSKKIRRTWFKDEWQYSLVDIVQALTDSANPTDYLKKLRKRDEELGSYLGTNCPHVEMLTET